Genomic window (Zonotrichia albicollis isolate bZonAlb1 chromosome 11, bZonAlb1.hap1, whole genome shotgun sequence):
CTgcagctggtttttttttggtgccaTTTGTTGGGTCAGAATTtgctaaaatatttctgtgtcccTGGCTTGTCTCCTTGCTCTAACTTGTTCCAATTATTCATTTCATGGagcaaaaggaggaaaaatctacccttctctttcctttttctatttTAGTAGAACTGATGTCCTGCATGGTGATTTGGTCTGCAGATTTATCAAAGAAGCTTACCCtagattaattttaaatatcctGTCTTGCTACTGATTCTGGTAACCTTGTTTTCCTACTAGAGTGTGAAGGAAAAGACTCTCTTCCAGATGCCCCAAGTACCTAAATTTGGGGTAACATGTTATTAAAATATCATTGCTAGTCTTTCAGTGATAGATGATGTAATTGCTCCAGGTCTTTGGAACCTCATTTATTTTGTGCTATGGCATGTGGAAGATCTGAAATAATGTAAAGTGTCCTGCTGTGGTGAAATGAACAATGCTAAAGAAATGCAATGTTTTATCCCTAAATTATACTGTATTCCATTTTCCCAGTGCCTTGATTTTGTTTCTAAAAGCATCCTTAAaaactttgttttaaaaaacGATTTTAAGGATTTAAGTCACATTCTATTCCAATTAAGTGTTGAACCATACAGTAAACCATTGTTCAATAGATTCATGAGATCAGTGTGGTAAAATTGCAACAGAACTAGCTTTGTCTCAATGTGTGTATGGAAGTATGTCATAAAGATTTCCCAGGGCATACTGCAAGGAGAAGGAGCTCTCATCCAGGCAGTAAAGCAAGGCCTCAGCACTGAAGGCTGTTGCCCTCAAGTGTGTTCCACTCATCTGACAGACTCTGACCaatgctcctcctcctcctcctggaaCAGCAGAAGAAGACAATTATTGCTGCTGAGATAAAGACATATCTGAGATAGTAATGCACTTTGTGCTGTATAGTGCAAGGCATGAGCTAAGTGCTGTGTAAGCAAAGCTTTGCCTTTCCAGCCTTTGCACTCTTCTAATTGTGGCTCTCTCTTCCCTTTGCATTCCTGCTGGGGTGTGTTTGTTCTATCTAGATTTACAGTTCATGTAACCTCTGCTTTaggcttggtttggtttttccccttctctgtcACCCAGAAAACAGTGAAACTGCAGCTGAAACTACTACTGAAACTAAAGCTCTTCTGTTGGCACCCTGCTCAGTTGTTGCTCCAGATCACCATTGCCTTCTGTtgcagcaggatttgggatgctgTGTTATTTGTTTGCCATTCAATCATTCTCAAGTCTTTAAAGGAAGTGTGTTACATGTTGTGAAGTGAAGCTAATATCCTGTAGGATATTTGCAGAAGCAGCTTGTCAAATTGATATTCTCCATACAAGAGCACTAGAACAAAATAACATGTGATACTCCAGCTTTAATGTAAAACAGTTTTCTAATTTACTGCTCTGTGGCCTGTAATCAGATCAGATAGCAGATAACAGCTCTGCTTCTGCACTAGGACATTGAGGAACTCACTTGTAAGTTGAATTAGAAACATTAGTATGAAATTGTGCTTACAAGGGAATTGATAAACCTATGTCTGTTACATGCTACGAACTGGAGATTGATGAAGTGTGGATTAGATAAATTTCTGAACTAAGCAAAGTTAAAGGAACACAAGATGTAAGGAATGCATCAGATGTTGCTCACTTCTCTTCATGAGGCCTGTGATGAGAAAAGCTTGTATTCAGATGTCCTCAGGTAGCACTTGATTTGTTTTTCCAAATGGAGTACCCTAAAAGTGGAATTTAGACTTTCTTCTGCTGTGCTAGGTGTGGCTGCCTGTTAGTGTGGGGTGTGTGAGAATAGTACCAGCAATGTGCAGTGCATGGCCCCACTGAACAGACCTGATTTCTGCAAGGTACTGAGTCCCACCTTAAATCCTGTGCATCTGTGTGGGAAATGTCCAGGGCACTTCCGTaaacaccatccagtgttcctGCCTTTAGAGCAATGCAGCTGGGTGGAACTTGAACTGAAAGTTCATTCTGCAGCAGAGGAGGCCTCTGACTTAATCCTGGATGTGCATCATCCAGCATGTAGCTGAAAGACATGGAACACCTGCCTGTATGTATTACAAAAATGATGTGAACGTCCCTGAAATTTGCCTCTTCATGTTGTATTGCTTCATCTTTGCATTATCCTGGCTGGCTGTAAGGGAGCGGTCATGTTCCTTCATGTAATCAAATCCCTGCTATTTGGAAATGTTCCACTTGAGGGCCAGGCAAGCTGCACAGATGTGTAgtggtttttggttttatttaaagCTTGCATTAGGAGGGGGAAGGGACTTGCTGAACTCTATTGGCAGCAGGCCTGGAGTGAGATCACTGTCCCCAGAGACACAGGGGTCTTACCCTTCTGGAAGTAAGTTCATTGCTAGAAGGGAGTGGGGAAGGATCTACTTTTGTATGTGCATTGTAAAACTCTGATTTCTGTTCTAGGACAAAAAGAAGCCAGTGAATGAGAAATTATATACACAAGGGTGTGACTTGCTTTATAACAAAAACTGCTCCTGACCCAGCTCATGTGACTGGAGTTGGCTGCAGTGAACATTTCTGGAGGGCAGTGGCTTTCAACATTTTTACTTTAGTAAAAACTGATTATACTTCTCACTCTCTTTAGGTTTTCTAAAGAAAGGCACGTATGGATAAGTTTTTATTACTCTTAGGAAGCAAATATTTGAACCAGACATTTCTAACCTATGAATTTAAGAATTACTGAACAGCAACATCAGGAAAAGTAGTTCTCTTTTCATGAGCACTGTGGGATGAATTAGAAGGATGAATCAggttaaaatacatttttttcaagCTGCTTTTAATTGaggttaatttatttttcctggtCTCTTCCTGCTGCACTGATGCTGCAAATAGGATGGCTGAACTAAGGCTCAGGTGCTCGAATCCCACTGTCCTCCTTCCTTGTACTCCAAAATCCTCACATTTTTACTAGCCCGTATTACTGAGGGAAAAGAACACAAACATAGCTGCTGAAAGGCTTTAGATCATGTGTATACTGCTCAGAGTGTTTCATGGATTGGTGAAAAGCTTGTCAAACATTCTCTTCTCTAAACTACAGTTTAACTTAAAGGTTAATCTCTCCCCAGTAGGTGATGCtggtaaaataaaattatagaaATGCATTGCATCATTTATATCAAAACAACCTGAAACAATTGCTACATAAGCCTTCAATTTATGAAGAAGAAATGTATAATTTCTGAAGGTTTTCTTTTAATCCTGAATCACCAACAATTTCTTTTGCACTGTCCATCAAATCTGAGGTAATGAATGTCAGCTGTACTTAACTACTGTTTGGAATCAGTAGAGTTATGTAAGGAagtttgttttctgcttctAAATATGGATAATGACCATTTATACAAGTTTCCAAAGAGATAGCAACCCAGGAACAAAGATACCGTGTTGCTAGCAACAGCTCTTGGTCATCAGACTGTGTTGTCAGAGAAAAACCTGGTGTGCCTCTCTGTAATCTGTGCTAGTAGGAATGCATTCACTTCCTTTAAAAGGAAATGACCACAAACTGCTGTAACCTAGAGAAGATATGGAATACATGATTTTGGGTTTAGTGATGCTAAACTCCACCTACTAGCACGGTAACTGAGACATTGGGACTGCGATGATTCCTCTGTGGAAATACTTTTTATAGCTATGGGTATGGCAGAGGGTGGGCTCCTGAATTAGGACTGAGACTTCATAGGGTGATTATCAACACCACTTCCTACCCCAGGAAATAACAAAAGGGAGCTGGAACTCCTTTTCCATTGCTCTTTCTGCAGATAGCTCAGGCAACTTGGAAGACTTCTTTGTTTGAAGAACCAGTTCTAAACCATTCACAGCTGAACTGTTAGAAAGACTTTCTCATATTCTCATTTCCTACCCTAAAGGTGCATGCAGGAATTATGGTAACTACACAGACCTCTACCTAATTCATGCCTTCTAAAATAAGTTTTCCCAGTACCTGCCTGTAATAACCTAAAGGTTGGTGCAGAATGTAATATTACTCCTGGTTCTTTTGCCATTGAATTTTGATAACCTTTCTAAGTATCATTTTAGAAAACAGTGTCACTGGCAAAGAAATCTACCATGTTTTGGGCTGTTCACAAACCATGGCTTTCTCACTCAGCTTTGGTTTTTTGCTTCAGAACTTAGGTTAACATCTGAAATCAGAAATTTTGTGTATGGTTTAAAAACTGCAGTGAATGGTCAGGTGTGTGATCTCAGATAACTCTGTGATATTCTCTCTCTGACACATTCCCATTGCAGTTCTGCCTGGGACCCTTTTTCCCTTGAGAGGAAACTCAGCTTTCTCTAGTGATACTAAATCTTTCTTACAGTCCTTCTAGACTGTTCAAAATGTATAATCCAGGTCTTTATGTTAACTGTCTAATCCTTAGGAGAAGCAAATAAGGTTGGAATCATGATCCAGACTCCTGGAAATTTATTCTTGTTTATACTCTTTCCTCATCTCTGACTTGCAACAGCAGAAGAATCCTTTATGTTGTCTGTGGTTCTCCTGGTGTTCACTAAATGTAATAAGTATTCTTTAAGAACATAGTATTTGAAACATAAGTAGTGATATAATACAAAGTAACATCAGACTTTCCATTTTGTTTACTCCAGGGAAAATATTTATCCCCAAGCAAAAGCCTGTACAGTCTTTCCCAGAAGAAAAATTCTCTCTTGATCCAGAACTGGAGGAAGCCCTGACCAGTGCCACAGACACAGAACTGGGTGACCTCGCAGGTGAGGATTTTTTGAAGGATGGATGGGCTGGCACATATTTAGAGAAGGAAGATCTATAATTAATGTGATGGTGTATTGATCTGACTACAGGCTGTTGTAGTTGTGATAGAAGCCAGATTATGTTGTTTGCCAGTTTGCTTGAAGTGTTTCGCTTTGTTGATTTGTGATCATTTGTGAGGAAGTTAATTATTTTGGCCTGCAAAAGATTCCTGATGTTTAAACTCAAAACCTTTAAGTCCATTCCTCAGACTAGCTGGGTTTTGCTGTGTATGTAACCGCTTTTTCTTGTGTATAACAATGTTTTTGGATGTGCCTGTATTCCTAAAGCTTCATTTTTGTGATTGAGCTGCACTTTTTAATGTTGGTGCTTGAACCTGGTAAAGTCAGAACTTTCTAAGATGTGAAAGTTAACTAAAATGTctataattaattattttttctacttttttcaaATAATTAAGATATTGAATGGGTTTTTGTACTGATAAGTATTGTACAAACATCAGGTTTTGTTATTTGAAGGAACCCTGCATCTGAGCTGAATTAGTCAGGAACCGTAAAAACTggtttttgctatttttttttctttttcagcaatACTGGGAATGTCCAACTTGATAACAAACAATCAGTTCTGTGATGTAGTAGGAAGCAGTAATGGGATTGACAAAGACAGCTTCTCAAGTAAGTGTGTACACAAGTGCTAGAAAAATCAATTCTCTGTACTGCACACAGTTCCTATAGCATTCACCAACATTCTTTTAGACTGTCCAGCCTTAGTCTGGAAATGTGTATGCCCATAACATTGCTAATTGAGTTCTGGCAAGAGTGCAATTGAAATAAATGCATATGCAAAAGAAATATGTGAAATATATACACTAAAGTGTCCTCTGCATTTAAGTCATTTTTGGTGACAAAATAGGCATAAGCATGCATTGTGTGTGTTGGTTCTTAGGTTTTATATTTGTGTTTGTAATTCAACTCCTATGtgctttctggaaaaaaaaaagcagaaaggctGTGAGGACATTTGAAATTGAAAAGAATTGAACTTTATGAAAATATGGTCAGGAGAGGATGGTATGCTTTTTTGGTGGGGGAGAGATGTAAATACTGATAAAATGATCTTTAAATACAGGAAATATTGAGTATGTGTATAATTTATTCACAATGAATGTGTGCAACTTGTTTGATTACATTTAAATGCCTTTCTTTTCAGATATAgtaaaaggtgaaaaaatgtTGCCTGTTTTTGATGAACCACCAAATCCTACAAATGTGGAGGAGACACTGCAAAGGATTAAAGATAACGATTCTCGTCTTGTTGAAGTTAATCTAAATAACATTAAGGTAATTACATGAAGGCTGCAGTAAATATGCTGTTTTTTATCAGTAGAAGACACTTTTAGCTGCAAAACTGTCTAAGAGAGCATGATAGGCTTATTCTAAGTACAGCAATCTTTCTGCTGAATGTTGCAGTGTGTATAAGCTCAGAACCTGCAGCTAAACCAATAAGCCATCTTGGTTTCTCTTGCCAAATGTGTATTTAAAAAGTCTTAGAGTTTCTCACTGCCAGCCCAGATTTCTGTtgctgccaagctggcagcagttccagcagctcaTTATCATGGAGTTAACTACTTTGCTGAATCCTTTGTCCTTGATGAAGCAATGTGCCCTCAGTTTCTATTGCAAGTAAAGGGATATTTGTGCCTTTAATCCTTCTGATTCTTGTACAAAAGGGCTGGTGGAAGTTAGGGCAGCTTCTGCTCCTAAGTCATATGTAAAAACACAGTTGTGTTTTTACACATGACAAGCTTTTGTATATTTGCTTGAAAGAAACCAGAACTGCAGCACCCCTGACTTGCAGTGCAGACACCAGAGACAGCCTTGCCAGCAACCAGGGCTGCTTGTTCCCCTTACTAAATTGGGGAAATAAAACCCATGGTTTAAGAATACTGTGTAACAGGTACATGCTAGCCAAAGTAACTGCTTAAAAAGGCAACAGATACAATAAACTGAGATATTTGCTACCCTAATtaattctttaaaattattccttttaaGCTTGGTTGCTACTGTTCCGTATAAATGATTGCTTTATAGAATTGGTGACTCCTGCAGCCATTGCATCTTAGGGTAGGTCTTCACTGTGAGACTGCTGGAGACCATGGTGGTTAATATTGTAGGGCATTTTGCTGTAAAGAGAATAAGATGGTGGGAGAAGTTGGGGGGAGGGGATAAACTTGTGTGTCTCAAGAGAGTGAAATGCTATTTTTAATTCAAGAACATACCAATTCCAACACTGAAAGAATTTGCAAAAGCCTTAGAAACCAACACACATGTGAAGAATTTCAGCCTGGCAGCCACTCGAAGCAATGATCCTGTTGCTGTTGTAAGTACTCTCAATAATAGCTTTAAGTGGGGTGCAAGGGAAGTTAGGATGGAAAGGCAATGGTAAGGGATTGAATTTAACCCAGTTTAAATGATCAGgaataaaaatgtttccattCTGCTACACTGTAAATTATGTTTTCTTTAACAAACCTTTGTTGTATCTAAGTTGGTAAATGATTACTAGTGATTTAATATGCAGCAATGCTTGAGATGTGTGAGGGAGAATTCTTTATTCCAGTGCCTTTcccttatttttcattttgctaaccttcttcctttttccctttctttcctaGTTGTTTCGTGCCTGCTGTTCATTCCAGTAGCCAGTAGTTCattcaaaattaatttgcaGGAAGCACATTTGAGGACTTAAAAAAAACACCTGTAATATTTTTCAACTAACTAGAGTTTTAGTTGAATTTGTAAAATACTTGTTTCTTTATCTCCCTGCTACCAAAAATTGACTTAAAATATTGGTATAAAAAGCATAATATTAGTCAAAATATCTAGCTTGAAACTTAAATATAACTTATTGTCAGGTTGTTTTTTTCTATGTTGAATTAAAGCTGTACCTTATTTAATTACAAATAAAGacttaagaaaacaaaactaattGTTTTGCCAGGACAATCCTTTGCACTTGTTTTAAAttcaaattagaaaaaaaagcaactaGTTTGAAAGACTCCATTAAATGAACAAATGAGCATTTGAAAGCTTTGGGTTTGGATCAATTAAAAAGTTTCTTTTCAGCAGAACTAAAACATAATAAAAATCCATAAAGGCCCCTTTCCTCAGGTGTgtttttgttgcattttttgtATTGTGACTtggtagaaaaaaaattcagagttTTTCTGCCAGTAAACTCAGTGGTTAGCCAttcctgttttcttcctttctcagaAATAACATCAGTTATAAAAGTGCCTTTAGCTACATGCTGCTACTGTGCTTAGAGCTTTGAATTTTACCTTTTCCTACCAAATCTGTAGACAAAAGCACTTTCCAAGTCAGATCTCCTGTTTACAAATTAACCATATCTAATTCTCCTCTCAGTTGACTAATGCCCTTTCTTTGGCCTTTGCTTAGCAGCCTGCATTGCTCGTTGTGTGCTGTGAAGGCTTACAAAATGGAACTGGTCCAATATGCTAATTTCAGACCATTTATATTCTATGTAGCTTTTTAGTTTGTAACAAGATAAAGACAGGCCTTCTCTTGACTGAATGCTACTTAAGAAGGAAATGTAGATAATGCCTGGCTAAAGAGTCATCTCAGTCTCAGTAAATGAAAGCTTGCAAAGTTACACATTGCATCTCTGAACTTGGTGGTTCCATGGAACTAGTTAGTGGAAGTGGTTATTGCTGTGTCCTATGAGGTACTGCAGCAAAATTCAGAAGTTTAATGATGCTTTCTTATATTCAAAGGCTCTTGCAGATATGCTGAGACgaaacacaaaattaaaaagtTTGAACATAGAATCAAACTTCATCACTGGAGTTGGAATTCTGGCATTGGTTGATGCACTGAAAGACAATGAAACGTTGACAGAGATCAAAATTGATAATCAGGTAAGTGAGGTGGTGGTGATACCATAGCTAAACCCAGCCAATCCTAATTGACTGAATGTTTTTACAAGACAGCTTGTGATAAACACttcaaatattttatgtttaatTATCTTAACACCATCAACAGTTGTCCTTAAGATTGTCAGAAGAATCCAGCTGAGGTTGATTTCTGTGCTTCCTTGTGCTTTAAAGTGtacatatgtattttatgaCCTTCTGCCTATTAGATTAACTAGAATGAAGCCGAGTGTTTATTGACTGATATGGGGAAAGTATTTGGATCTCTTTCAAGATGAACACACCTAAGCTCTGTTGTCTTTGTGTACCTTTTACTTTAACAGAGGCAGCAGTTGGGCACAGCTGCAGAAGTAGAAATTGCCAAGATGCTTGAAGAAAACAACAAGATCCTCAAGTTTGGATACCATTTCACACAACAGGGACCTCgagccagggcagctgcagctaTCACAAAAAACAATGATTTGGGTAAGACCTGTCATTATTCATTGACTGGGTGTGGGGCACAGGCTTTAAAGGGGTTATTCCCCTTCTCTCTTGACCAAACCAGGATAGCACAAGATTAGTAGATCAGTTTCAGTTTTCTCCTGTGCTTTACTCCTACTTTTTTGTTGCTGCTTGATGTTTTCCGTTTTGTTGCAGGGTGTTCATGAGGTGAGAATTTTTAGCATAGTCTAGAACAAGAGCATTAAAATTTCATGTGAGTTGTGGCAAAGGGAATGAAAACAAGAGTTTTGTTCAGTTGTATTCAGATAAGATTAATTTCCTCTTTAAAATCAGTACTTGAAACTAACAGTGTAGGATGTTCTGTTCAGTGCCAGAATCCAAATGTCACTGGGATTGCTTGAGCAAGGAAACTGAACATATTGTCATGTGACTGGGTAATCTCTCCCTTGGTGGTTCTGTTCATGCACAAGTCGCTGATAGCAGTGGCATCTTTATTTGCTGCAGTCAGGTTTGTTGGAGCTCATCAGTTAGAATCCTAATTAAATGGATCAGTAGAAAAGTGGTTAATAACATAGCATATGAACGGAAATCATTTGTATAATAATGTCAAATACTTGAGGCACTCAGCTACAAAATAATGTCCATCTATTCAAGTGgaacttcattttaaaattctatttaatTAAATCTTTTTGGTTTAGATGCTTTGTGGTAACCTCTCATCAGTGTGAAAAGGGGCCAGGCAGTTTAGTAGTAGTAGTGGTAGTTAAGGAATATATTAGAGGGAATGACACAGGAAATTGGAATTTGGTTTAAAGATCTGATTCCACTCTGAATAAAGGTTAAAGTGGAGGAGAACAGCTCTGAAAGATATGGATGAGTAACTAGACTAGAGCACAGAGAGATAAGAAAGGCACTCAGACACTGCATATCTGTTTCTCAAAATAGATTCTAAACCAGTTGGGTTTTTTATCATAATGCTTCAGGTGTCTCACAGCTTTCTAAGGTTTCCTCTATCAGTATTTCTCTTATTAGTGCTTGACTGTTCAAAATCTATGCTTCTATTGATAtcctgccttttttcctttgctttcttagTCTGGAGTATGCGAGTAAAAGTTTCTGCAAATATCTTTTCATCTGTCCAGCCCTGAAGCTACAGAGACGGTTACTCTGAGTACCCACTTGGGTATTGAGCACTGAAACCAAGATGTTTGAAGTCTCTAATTTCTCTCTTTGTATGTTCCTTCTACAAAAACTCtacatctttttctttttccttgctaACACTGTGTTGTGCCACTTCTCTGTTCTTTGTGTACTTTTAACTGCATGATTGGAGAAGTCTAGGGCTGGAAATTCTTTTCATCTGTTCTTGCAGTTTGATGAAAGCAGGTATGAATAACTTTTGCCACCTACTTTCCATTGAGTGAATTTGAGAATGCATTGTTTCTTCTTATATAGATGTTTGCTTcacttttttaaacaaaatggaGATGTCCTTTATATTCAGTCTTTTATGTGTCCTATAAGACTTTTAGTGCCATTTGCTTTGTCTGCACAGAAAAGGGAAACATAATTTGATAGTGTGAaaagaaagcattaaaaataatacaaatgtTGAGGAAAACTCAAGTCATTCGGTCAGTATCGCATATTCTCAAATCTTAATAACATGTGAGCTTTTAGTTATTTTAATCATAAATTTTTATTGCTCTTGCATTTTCTGACAATTGaatgtttttattaataaatggAAAGTTTCAGGCTGTTGATTGTAACatctgtgtgtgtataaatTGTGTTAGATATACCATGAAGCACTTGTAGTGTTTCTTTTGAAGCCATGTAAATGAAATTCACCTCtaaaaaactgcaaaaactGTAAAAAAAGAATCCTGGTTAAGTCTGCTTATCAGACATAAGATGATTAATGTTTCCCACAAGTCCTTCCTTGGAAATATTTGCAACTGTTTGTGAATAAGGCAATAAGCTCCGCTTATTTGCTTAAATTGCTGTCTAATGCTAAGTGTTAGCTAACTTAATTTATGGTACTTCATGTGACAAAGTAACTGTTCATGTGacagaaacacaaaaaaccaGTTAAAATGCTAACATAGCaaaccttctctttcttgtcTCCTTGCTGCAGTTCGGAAGAGAAGAGTTGAAGGGGACAATTAGCAAAGCTGCTGCCAGAACTGTGGAGTCAGCACGGGCAGCGCCGTGGGCTTCAGCAGCCTTGGACTACACTGACCTGGTTAGAAGGGAAAAGACTGGAAACCCCCTTCCTTTTAAAGCAAAGAATAGAATCACCTGCTGGTATGCAGCACGGttttgggatggatggagacACAGCAACTGTGCCAGTCTCTGTACCATAGGTTTTGATAGGGTTTTTctaagaaattttttttgtatttcaagACTTTGGCTGTGCTTTCTACTAAAAATGTAATTGCAAATCAAT
Coding sequences:
- the LOC102063582 gene encoding tropomodulin-3, with product MTLPFRKDLDKYKDLDEDEILGKLSEEELKQLETVLDDLDPENALLPAGFRQKDQTAKKASAPFDRERLLAYLEKQALEYKDREDYVPFTREKKGKIFIPKQKPVQSFPEEKFSLDPELEEALTSATDTELGDLAAILGMSNLITNNQFCDVVGSSNGIDKDSFSNIVKGEKMLPVFDEPPNPTNVEETLQRIKDNDSRLVEVNLNNIKNIPIPTLKEFAKALETNTHVKNFSLAATRSNDPVAVALADMLRRNTKLKSLNIESNFITGVGILALVDALKDNETLTEIKIDNQRQQLGTAAEVEIAKMLEENNKILKFGYHFTQQGPRARAAAAITKNNDLVRKRRVEGDN